A section of the Agrobacterium tumefaciens genome encodes:
- a CDS encoding lipid A biosynthesis lauroyl acyltransferase has protein sequence MKLFLTRIVLKLDHFRQWLIATFAFGLLNLLKLFPADAGIRAADRLARLVGPKTGRHKLMLYNLARAFPEKSEEERLEIAMDSWANMGRLAAEYVFLDRLFDFDPDKNEPGRIEVEGIPTFMELRDHPRPFIVFTAHSGNFELLPVAGSAFGLDVTVLFRPPNNPFVADKVFNFRKERMGNLVPSHAGSSFALARQLEKGGGVGVLVDQKFGKGLTTKFFGHEVRTNPLLAKLVRQFNCDVYPARCVRLPGNRYRLEIEPRVDIPRDDRGNVDIQATAQLLNDKVESWVREYPEQWLWYHDRWDVKHRI, from the coding sequence TTGAAGCTATTCCTGACACGGATTGTCCTGAAACTGGACCACTTCCGGCAGTGGCTGATTGCGACATTCGCCTTTGGCCTTCTCAATCTGCTGAAGCTTTTCCCCGCCGATGCGGGTATTCGCGCCGCTGACCGGCTGGCGCGCTTGGTGGGGCCGAAAACCGGCCGCCACAAGCTGATGCTTTACAATCTGGCCCGCGCTTTTCCGGAGAAATCCGAGGAGGAGCGGCTGGAGATCGCGATGGACAGCTGGGCTAATATGGGCCGGCTCGCGGCGGAATATGTGTTTCTCGACCGGCTGTTCGATTTCGATCCGGACAAGAACGAGCCTGGCCGCATCGAGGTTGAGGGCATCCCGACCTTCATGGAGCTACGCGACCACCCGCGGCCCTTCATCGTGTTTACAGCCCATAGTGGTAACTTTGAACTGTTGCCGGTTGCGGGTTCCGCCTTCGGCCTCGATGTAACGGTGCTGTTTCGTCCACCGAACAATCCGTTCGTCGCTGACAAGGTCTTCAACTTCCGCAAGGAGCGTATGGGCAATCTCGTGCCCTCGCATGCCGGTTCCTCCTTCGCGCTGGCCAGGCAGCTGGAAAAGGGCGGTGGCGTGGGTGTTCTTGTCGACCAGAAATTCGGCAAGGGTCTGACAACCAAGTTCTTTGGCCACGAGGTGCGGACCAACCCGCTTCTCGCAAAGCTCGTTCGACAATTCAACTGCGATGTTTATCCCGCGCGGTGCGTGCGTCTGCCCGGCAATCGCTACCGGCTGGAGATCGAGCCGAGGGTCGACATTCCGCGTGACGACAGGGGAAATGTCGATATTCAGGCAACGGCGCAGCTTTTGAACGACAAGGTTGAAAGTTGGGTCCGCGAATATCCTGAACAATGGTTGTGGTATCACGACCGCTGGGATGTTAAGCACCGCATCTGA
- a CDS encoding TSUP family transporter: MQDIALNVFIVLFCVAVFAGFIDSIAGGGGLIVIPAMLIMGIAPLDALGTNKLQSQFGSASATIAYARRGHVNLREQLPMALMAMLGGALGAIAAGFVPSSVLRTIMPFLLIAIALYFALKPQMSDVDSHRRITPFVFGLVIAPLIGFYDGVFGPGAGSFYMLAFVALAGFGMLKATAHTKLLNFGSNIGGFIVFAIGGSVLWKLGLAMGVGQFIGAQVGSRFAMKNGAKIIRPLLVVSCLAMATKLLIDASSAWSIAAIWETIFPN; the protein is encoded by the coding sequence GTGCAAGACATCGCCCTCAACGTTTTCATCGTCCTCTTCTGCGTCGCCGTCTTTGCCGGCTTTATCGATTCCATCGCCGGCGGCGGCGGTCTCATCGTCATTCCGGCCATGCTGATCATGGGAATTGCGCCGCTCGATGCGCTCGGCACCAACAAGCTGCAGTCGCAGTTCGGCTCTGCCTCCGCCACGATAGCCTATGCGCGGCGGGGACATGTCAATCTGCGAGAGCAGTTGCCGATGGCCCTGATGGCCATGCTGGGAGGGGCGCTGGGCGCGATCGCTGCCGGCTTCGTGCCCTCGAGCGTCCTGCGCACGATCATGCCGTTCCTGCTGATCGCCATCGCCCTTTACTTCGCCCTGAAACCGCAGATGAGTGACGTCGACAGCCATCGCCGCATCACGCCTTTTGTCTTCGGTCTGGTGATCGCGCCGCTGATCGGTTTTTATGATGGGGTTTTCGGCCCGGGCGCTGGCTCGTTTTATATGCTCGCCTTCGTGGCGCTTGCCGGTTTTGGCATGCTGAAAGCCACCGCCCATACGAAGCTCCTGAATTTCGGCTCTAACATCGGCGGCTTCATTGTCTTTGCTATCGGTGGCTCCGTCTTGTGGAAACTGGGCCTTGCCATGGGTGTGGGCCAATTCATCGGCGCACAGGTCGGTTCCCGATTCGCGATGAAGAACGGGGCAAAAATTATCCGGCCGCTACTGGTGGTATCTTGCCTCGCCATGGCGACGAAGCTACTGATCGACGCATCATCCGCATGGTCGATCGCCGCTATATGGGAAACCATATTCCCGAACTAG
- a CDS encoding nucleoside hydrolase, whose protein sequence is MHKVIFDTDPGVDDAMALLFLHRHPDIDLIGVTTVFGNAPIDITTRNALFLKREWQMTAPVAKGAGVTFDPARKEGHWPTFIHGENGLGDIDIPDTIDLPLDPRPAHRFIIETVKANPGEVTLIAVGRMTNLALALREEPDFAALVKDVIVMGGAFDINGNVSPAAEANIHGDPEAADLVFTAPWRVAVVGLDVTTKTVMTSAFMAEMAETGGKPVQLLSDLSQFYIDFYKTRTGDGMVVHDSCACVYLVAPELFETRSGPIRVVCGGLADGQTIQKPDGRAFPPGDWDGHPSQLVCTDIQPERVLSVIRSAIVKGERG, encoded by the coding sequence ATGCATAAAGTGATATTCGATACGGACCCGGGTGTAGATGATGCGATGGCGCTTCTTTTTCTGCACCGCCACCCCGATATCGATCTGATCGGCGTCACCACTGTTTTCGGCAACGCGCCCATCGATATTACCACCCGCAATGCGCTCTTCCTCAAGCGGGAATGGCAGATGACGGCTCCGGTTGCCAAGGGTGCTGGTGTAACCTTCGATCCCGCCCGCAAGGAAGGCCACTGGCCGACCTTCATCCATGGCGAAAACGGCCTTGGCGATATCGATATTCCTGACACCATCGATCTGCCGCTCGATCCGCGTCCGGCGCATCGCTTCATCATCGAAACGGTGAAAGCCAACCCCGGCGAGGTGACGCTGATTGCCGTTGGCCGCATGACCAATCTGGCCCTGGCGCTGCGGGAGGAACCCGATTTCGCCGCGCTGGTGAAGGACGTCATCGTCATGGGCGGTGCTTTCGATATCAACGGCAACGTTTCACCGGCGGCCGAGGCCAATATTCACGGCGATCCGGAAGCGGCCGATCTCGTTTTCACCGCGCCGTGGCGCGTGGCTGTTGTTGGTCTCGATGTCACGACGAAAACCGTGATGACGAGCGCCTTCATGGCAGAGATGGCAGAGACGGGCGGCAAACCGGTGCAACTGCTGTCCGACTTGTCGCAATTCTACATCGATTTCTACAAGACCCGCACGGGTGACGGCATGGTGGTGCACGATAGCTGCGCCTGCGTCTATCTTGTCGCGCCCGAGCTTTTCGAGACCCGCAGCGGCCCTATCCGCGTCGTCTGCGGCGGTCTTGCCGATGGCCAGACGATCCAGAAGCCTGACGGACGCGCCTTTCCGCCAGGGGATTGGGACGGGCATCCGAGCCAGCTTGTCTGCACCGATATCCAGCCGGAGCGCGTGCTCTCGGTCATCCGGTCGGCAATTGTGAAGGGTGAGCGCGGCTGA
- a CDS encoding LL-diaminopimelate aminotransferase encodes MEEFHKVRRLPQYVFEQVNRLKASARAGGADIIDLGMGNPDLPTPKAIVDKLCEVVQDPRTHRYSSSKGIPGLRRAQAAYYARRFGVKLNPDTQVVATLGSKEGFANMAQAITAPGDVILCPNPTYPIHAFGFLMAGGVIRSMNVEPDESFFGPLERAVRHSIPKPLALIVNYPSNPTAHVASLDFYKDVIAFAKKHEIIVLSDLAYSEIYFDESNPPPSVLEVPGAIDVAVEFTSMSKTFSMPGWRMGFAVGNERLIAALTRVKSYLDYGAFTPIQVAATHALNGDGSDIAEVRNVYRRRRDVMVDTFGKAGFEVPPPAATMFAWAKIPEKFRHLGSLEFSKLLVEKADIAVAPGIGFGEMGDDYVRLALVENEHRIRQAARNLKRFLSSADETMHNVVSLNAHR; translated from the coding sequence ATGGAAGAGTTTCACAAGGTCCGGCGTCTGCCGCAATACGTCTTCGAACAGGTCAACCGTTTGAAAGCGAGCGCGCGAGCGGGCGGGGCCGATATCATCGATCTCGGCATGGGCAATCCCGATCTTCCGACCCCGAAGGCGATCGTCGACAAGCTTTGCGAGGTCGTTCAGGACCCGCGCACCCATCGTTATTCCTCATCCAAGGGCATTCCCGGCCTTCGCCGCGCCCAGGCTGCCTATTACGCCCGCCGTTTCGGTGTGAAGCTGAACCCGGATACGCAGGTCGTCGCGACCCTTGGCTCCAAGGAAGGCTTCGCCAACATGGCGCAGGCCATCACGGCACCCGGTGATGTCATTCTTTGCCCAAACCCGACCTATCCGATCCACGCCTTCGGCTTCCTGATGGCGGGCGGCGTTATCCGGTCCATGAATGTCGAGCCGGATGAGAGCTTCTTCGGGCCCCTGGAGCGCGCGGTGCGCCATTCCATCCCCAAGCCGCTGGCGCTGATCGTCAATTATCCGTCTAACCCGACGGCGCATGTCGCATCGCTCGATTTCTATAAGGACGTCATCGCTTTTGCCAAGAAGCACGAGATCATCGTGCTCTCCGATCTTGCCTATTCGGAAATCTATTTCGACGAAAGCAATCCGCCGCCGTCGGTTCTGGAAGTTCCCGGCGCCATCGACGTTGCGGTGGAGTTCACCTCCATGTCGAAGACTTTCTCCATGCCCGGCTGGCGCATGGGCTTTGCCGTCGGCAACGAGCGGCTGATCGCGGCGTTGACGCGCGTGAAGTCTTACCTCGATTACGGCGCTTTCACGCCGATCCAGGTTGCGGCGACCCACGCGCTCAACGGTGATGGCTCCGATATTGCCGAGGTGCGTAATGTCTATCGCCGCCGCCGCGACGTCATGGTCGACACTTTCGGCAAGGCCGGCTTTGAGGTTCCGCCACCGGCAGCGACCATGTTCGCCTGGGCGAAGATCCCGGAGAAGTTCCGCCATCTCGGCAGCCTGGAGTTCTCCAAGCTTCTTGTCGAGAAGGCAGACATCGCCGTTGCTCCCGGCATCGGCTTTGGCGAGATGGGCGATGATTACGTCCGTCTCGCGCTCGTTGAAAACGAGCATCGAATTCGTCAGGCCGCGCGCAATCTGAAGCGTTTCCTGTCGAGCGCAGACGAGACGATGCACAATGTCGTTTCGCTGAACGCCCACAGATAA